In Salvia miltiorrhiza cultivar Shanhuang (shh) unplaced genomic scaffold, IMPLAD_Smil_shh fragScaff_scaffold_112_2, whole genome shotgun sequence, the following proteins share a genomic window:
- the LOC131002367 gene encoding elongation factor 1-beta-like: protein MQREALKMAVTFSDLHTESGLKALDAFLSGKSYISGSQLTKDDDDLDLFGDETEERKAAEAREAAKAPAKNKESGKSSVLMDNKP, encoded by the coding sequence ATGCAGAGAGAAGCTCTGAAGATGGCGGTTACCTTCTCAGATCTGCACACAGAATCCGGCCTCAAGGCCCTCGACGCCTTCCTCTCCGGCAAGTCATACATCTCCGGGAGTCAGTTGACGAAAGATGATGATGATCTTGATCTCTTTGGCGATGAGACAGAGGAAAGGAAGGCTGCAGAAGCGAGGGAAGCAGCCAAGGCACCTGCTAAGAATAAAGAAAGTGGGAAGTCATCTGTTCTCATGGATAATAAGCCCTGA